In Microbacterium lushaniae, the following are encoded in one genomic region:
- a CDS encoding ABC transporter permease, translated as MSALYTSTVVTPRRRSRTWTKLGQNTAFALGLPLLLLVIWGLWSTVASARFFPGPLVILDAFISTWIGPAFFADVLPSLGRLAIGTVLAVAIGIAAGTVIGLVPWLRELLEPVFEFFRAVPPPVLIPIVAVLVGANDLMKVVVIVTGAMWPVLLNTIEGVRSTDSVMTETARSFALTRGERLRYLVLPAASPRIMAGVRQCLSIALILMVISEMFFSSSGLGFQIVYFQRNYLIAEMWGGIVLLGLIGVLLAVIFGFAERRVLRWYHGIKEVEHA; from the coding sequence GTGAGCGCCCTCTACACGAGCACCGTCGTCACGCCGCGCCGCCGGTCGCGCACGTGGACCAAGCTCGGCCAGAACACCGCCTTCGCCCTCGGCCTTCCCCTCCTCCTGCTGGTGATCTGGGGGCTGTGGTCCACGGTCGCCTCGGCACGGTTCTTCCCAGGTCCGCTCGTGATCCTGGACGCCTTCATCAGCACGTGGATCGGTCCCGCCTTCTTCGCCGACGTCCTGCCCAGCCTCGGCCGGCTCGCGATCGGCACCGTGCTGGCGGTGGCCATCGGCATCGCCGCCGGCACCGTGATCGGGCTCGTCCCGTGGTTGCGGGAACTCCTCGAGCCGGTCTTCGAGTTCTTCCGGGCGGTCCCCCCGCCCGTGCTCATCCCGATCGTCGCCGTGCTGGTGGGCGCCAACGACCTCATGAAGGTCGTGGTCATCGTGACGGGGGCCATGTGGCCGGTGCTGCTGAACACGATCGAGGGGGTGCGCTCGACCGACTCGGTCATGACCGAGACCGCCCGTTCGTTCGCCCTGACGCGGGGGGAGCGACTGCGCTACCTCGTGCTGCCCGCCGCGAGCCCGCGCATCATGGCCGGTGTGCGGCAGTGCCTGTCGATCGCCCTGATCCTCATGGTGATCTCGGAGATGTTCTTCTCGTCGTCCGGTCTGGGGTTCCAGATCGTCTACTTCCAGCGCAACTACCTCATCGCCGAGATGTGGGGCGGCATCGTGCTGCTCGGGCTCATCGGCGTGCTGCTCGCGGTGATCTTCGGGTTCGCCGAGCGCCGGGTGCTGCGCTGGTACCACGGAATCAAGGAGGTCGAGCATGCCTGA
- a CDS encoding ABC transporter permease, which translates to MDLAYSPPAAVTHPAPASAPQRSRRRGMRKLVLGFAGILGFLLTWQLLPTVGIVNPAYFPTATDTIAQLFVQFQDLEFWRNVGRTLTAWGLGLLIATVLAVVLGTVIGLVPFLRRATHTTVEFLRPIPSVALIPLAILVFGYQLQSALLIIVFASFWQVFIQVLYGVADVDTVARDTARSFGLTRGSRIVNLVFPTALPYLMTGLRLAATVALILAITAEMFINNPGIGRVLMLAQAGGQWTTVYALVIVTGLLGLVINLIFRVIERRSLSWHQSVRGEEVL; encoded by the coding sequence ATGGATCTCGCCTACTCTCCGCCCGCCGCGGTGACCCACCCCGCGCCGGCTAGCGCACCCCAGCGCAGCCGCCGACGCGGAATGCGCAAGCTCGTGCTGGGCTTCGCCGGCATTCTCGGCTTCCTCCTGACGTGGCAGCTGCTGCCCACCGTCGGCATCGTGAACCCCGCCTACTTCCCGACCGCGACCGACACGATCGCGCAGCTGTTCGTCCAGTTCCAGGATCTGGAGTTCTGGCGCAACGTCGGACGCACCCTCACCGCGTGGGGGCTGGGACTGCTGATCGCCACGGTGCTCGCGGTGGTCCTGGGGACCGTCATCGGCCTGGTGCCGTTCCTGCGCCGCGCGACGCACACCACGGTGGAGTTCCTGCGTCCCATCCCCTCCGTGGCGCTCATCCCGCTGGCGATCCTGGTGTTCGGATATCAGCTGCAGTCGGCCCTGCTGATCATCGTGTTCGCCAGCTTCTGGCAGGTCTTCATCCAGGTGCTCTACGGCGTCGCCGACGTCGACACGGTGGCCCGCGACACCGCCCGCAGCTTCGGGCTCACGCGCGGCTCGCGCATCGTCAACCTCGTCTTCCCCACCGCGCTGCCCTACCTCATGACGGGCCTGCGCCTGGCGGCGACGGTCGCGCTCATCCTGGCCATCACGGCGGAGATGTTCATCAACAACCCCGGCATCGGGCGCGTGCTGATGCTCGCCCAGGCCGGCGGGCAGTGGACGACGGTGTACGCCCTGGTGATCGTCACCGGGTTGCTCGGGCTCGTCATCAACCTCATCTTCCGGGTCATCGAGCGCCGCTCGCTGTCGTGGCACCAGTCCGTCCGCGGGGAGGAAGTCCTGTGA
- a CDS encoding ABC transporter substrate-binding protein, protein MKKALAAAALGAAAVLVLSGCTDSAAPEGSADPSEGSSGELTPVRVAALPIAETGALWAAIDEGIFEEHGLDIEVVPAQGGANAIPALLSGDIQFAIGQPFGPIRADLQDLGVVVVGDYANSLDEGTDVNAVVASADSGITRPADLAGKKVSVNTIGAAGDLTIRKAVEDDGGDPSTIEFVEVAFPDVPAQLEAGTMDAAWVPDPFRGMILGEGGVSVVQPYQVTIPGLTVLTNITTQEMLDNDAELVESYSAAMEEALAWANDNEEAVRDAIATNLEIPAEAAAGITLPVFTWELTIEDIQTLGEMAVTFGYIDAEPDYDRLIQQQ, encoded by the coding sequence ATGAAGAAGGCTCTTGCTGCCGCCGCACTGGGTGCGGCCGCCGTTCTCGTCCTGAGCGGATGCACCGACTCCGCCGCGCCCGAAGGATCCGCCGACCCGAGCGAGGGCTCGTCGGGAGAACTCACCCCGGTGCGCGTCGCGGCGCTGCCCATCGCGGAGACCGGCGCCCTGTGGGCGGCGATCGACGAGGGGATCTTCGAAGAGCACGGCCTCGACATCGAGGTCGTCCCGGCTCAGGGTGGTGCCAACGCGATCCCGGCCCTGCTCAGCGGTGACATCCAGTTCGCGATCGGCCAGCCCTTCGGCCCGATCCGCGCCGATCTGCAGGACCTCGGCGTCGTGGTCGTCGGCGACTACGCCAACAGCCTGGACGAGGGCACCGACGTCAACGCCGTCGTCGCGTCCGCCGATTCCGGCATCACGCGTCCGGCCGACCTCGCCGGCAAGAAGGTCTCGGTCAACACCATCGGCGCCGCCGGTGACCTCACCATCCGCAAGGCCGTGGAGGACGACGGCGGCGATCCCTCGACGATCGAGTTCGTCGAGGTCGCCTTCCCCGACGTCCCGGCCCAGCTGGAGGCGGGCACGATGGATGCCGCATGGGTCCCCGACCCGTTCCGCGGCATGATCCTCGGCGAGGGTGGCGTGTCGGTCGTCCAGCCCTACCAGGTGACCATCCCGGGCCTGACAGTGCTGACCAACATCACCACCCAGGAGATGCTCGACAACGACGCCGAGCTCGTGGAGTCCTACTCCGCAGCCATGGAAGAGGCGCTGGCCTGGGCCAACGACAACGAGGAGGCGGTCCGCGACGCGATCGCCACCAACCTCGAGATCCCGGCGGAGGCCGCGGCCGGCATCACGCTGCCGGTCTTCACGTGGGAACTGACGATCGAGGACATCCAGACGCTGGGCGAAATGGCCGTGACCTTCGGCTACATCGACGCGGAGCCGGACTACGACCGGCTGATCCAGCAGCAGTAA
- a CDS encoding amidohydrolase family protein, whose product MSIADEPRPYLRIATEEAWAPPEMFDLYRRHLSDGTIRDIGFSSLVGYFLGSSHPQPRAVVERLQDAAEGRIADMDASGIDHQVLALTAPGTQVLDAEEGMGVARLANDRLSAICRANPTRFSALAAVSYEDVDAAVAEVRRAVTELGLKGLILNDHIRGSHIDHPRFAPILAELEALDVPLYLHPNTPPDSMIQPYHEAGLDGAVYGFGASAGLHLLRIITSGVLDRHPNLRLVVGHLGEGLPFWLHRIDHMHAKQVASGRYEQIKPLRQRPSEYFSTNIWLTTSGMPWAPAIMFTRDVVGADRVMYAMDYPYQFDAAEVAAQDALPISDEEKAAFFELIARRVFALDF is encoded by the coding sequence ATGAGCATCGCCGACGAACCACGTCCCTATCTCCGCATCGCCACGGAGGAGGCATGGGCGCCGCCGGAGATGTTCGACCTGTATCGCCGGCACCTGTCCGACGGGACCATCCGCGACATCGGCTTCTCCAGCCTGGTGGGGTACTTCCTCGGCTCATCCCACCCGCAGCCGCGGGCCGTCGTCGAGCGCCTGCAGGACGCGGCGGAGGGGCGGATCGCCGACATGGATGCGAGCGGGATCGACCACCAGGTGCTCGCGCTCACCGCCCCCGGCACCCAGGTCCTGGACGCCGAGGAGGGCATGGGAGTCGCACGGTTGGCGAACGACCGGCTCTCGGCGATCTGCCGGGCGAACCCGACACGATTCTCCGCGCTGGCCGCGGTGTCGTACGAAGACGTCGATGCGGCTGTCGCCGAGGTGCGCCGGGCCGTGACCGAGTTGGGCCTGAAGGGCCTGATCCTCAACGATCACATCCGTGGCTCGCACATCGACCACCCGCGGTTCGCGCCGATCCTCGCCGAGCTCGAGGCGCTGGATGTGCCGCTGTACCTGCACCCGAACACGCCGCCGGACAGCATGATCCAGCCGTATCACGAGGCGGGGCTCGACGGTGCGGTGTACGGCTTCGGCGCGAGCGCGGGCCTGCACCTGCTGAGGATCATCACGTCGGGCGTCCTCGACCGTCACCCGAATCTGCGACTGGTCGTGGGGCACCTCGGTGAGGGGCTGCCCTTCTGGCTGCACCGCATCGACCACATGCACGCGAAGCAGGTCGCGTCCGGCCGCTACGAGCAGATCAAGCCGCTGCGCCAGCGCCCGTCGGAGTACTTCTCGACGAACATCTGGCTCACCACATCGGGCATGCCCTGGGCCCCGGCGATCATGTTCACGCGTGATGTGGTGGGGGCCGACCGCGTCATGTACGCGATGGACTATCCCTACCAATTCGACGCCGCGGAGGTCGCCGCGCAGGATGCGCTGCCCATCAGTGACGAGGAGAAGGCCGCCTTCTTCGAACTCATCGCGAGGCGCGTCTTCGCGCTCGATTTCTGA
- a CDS encoding thiamine pyrophosphate-requiring protein, with protein MSGAERSAGHLIVDALRQAGVTHLFANFGSDHPAIIEALAADREAGIDSPAVILCPHEYTALSAAHGYAAVTGKPQAVFVHTDVGTANLGGAVHNAARSRVPVFIFAGLTPYTLEGELPGSRNSFVNHLQDVPDQHGIVRPYVKWSYDIRTAANVPQIVHRSLQVARSAPAGPVYVTAAREVLAERAPDPRLEVAQWRPVEPSPAPADAVDDLFAALSGAERPVVITTYLGRSHGAVGALVRVAERLGVAVIEHNAEVVNFPRDHPLHAGDDPHRVIADADVILAIDTDVPWVDAIRTPRSGASVFVVNEDPLQESLPLWYVRADRFIRADSALVLAQLEERCAPTPDGLATRRAETAAEDSLALRRAWAEEADADIQADRLTPASVSATLSGLLDDDTIVVNEAISAAPTVWKHLPRRLPGTLYGNRGTSLGWSGGGALGVKLAAPERTVVSIVGDGTFFFSVPSSTYWVAHRYGLPVLTVVLDNGGWNATKRNVERIHPDGIAVRSDRYWVNLQQSADFGGIAAAAGEAWGAIVSDLSMLEGALRAGLERVRAGISAVVTVRMEPISSQPDEPVSTEAHSHASQHTHSSPEGHR; from the coding sequence GTGAGCGGTGCGGAGCGTTCGGCCGGACACCTGATCGTCGACGCGCTGCGCCAGGCGGGTGTCACGCACCTCTTCGCGAACTTCGGCAGCGACCACCCCGCGATCATCGAGGCGCTCGCAGCCGACCGTGAGGCCGGGATCGACTCTCCCGCGGTCATCCTGTGCCCGCACGAGTACACCGCGCTGAGTGCCGCCCACGGCTATGCGGCCGTGACGGGCAAGCCCCAGGCGGTCTTCGTGCACACCGATGTCGGAACGGCCAACCTCGGCGGCGCGGTCCACAATGCCGCGCGCTCGCGGGTGCCGGTGTTCATCTTCGCGGGGCTTACGCCCTACACCCTGGAGGGTGAGCTGCCGGGGAGCCGGAACTCCTTCGTCAACCACCTTCAGGACGTCCCTGACCAGCACGGCATCGTGCGGCCGTACGTCAAGTGGAGCTACGACATCCGCACCGCCGCCAACGTCCCGCAGATCGTGCACCGATCTCTGCAGGTGGCTCGCAGCGCACCCGCCGGCCCGGTCTATGTGACCGCGGCGCGGGAGGTGCTCGCCGAACGGGCGCCCGACCCGCGTCTGGAGGTGGCGCAGTGGCGGCCCGTCGAGCCGTCTCCGGCGCCCGCGGATGCGGTGGACGATCTGTTCGCCGCCCTGTCTGGGGCGGAGCGGCCGGTCGTCATCACCACGTATCTCGGCCGATCGCACGGCGCCGTGGGGGCTCTCGTCCGGGTGGCGGAGAGACTCGGGGTGGCCGTCATCGAGCACAACGCCGAAGTCGTCAATTTCCCGCGCGACCATCCGCTGCACGCCGGCGACGATCCGCACCGGGTGATCGCCGACGCCGACGTCATCCTCGCGATCGACACCGACGTGCCGTGGGTGGACGCGATCAGAACGCCCCGCAGCGGCGCCTCGGTCTTCGTGGTGAACGAAGACCCGCTCCAGGAATCGCTTCCCCTCTGGTACGTGCGCGCCGATCGCTTCATCCGCGCCGACAGCGCACTCGTCCTCGCTCAGCTGGAGGAGCGGTGCGCTCCCACGCCCGATGGCCTCGCCACGCGGCGCGCTGAGACGGCCGCAGAGGACAGCCTCGCGCTTCGGCGAGCGTGGGCCGAGGAGGCGGATGCGGACATCCAGGCCGATCGCCTCACGCCCGCCAGTGTGTCCGCCACGCTCTCCGGACTGCTCGACGACGACACGATCGTCGTCAACGAAGCCATCTCGGCGGCGCCCACGGTCTGGAAGCACCTTCCCCGCCGGCTGCCGGGAACCCTCTACGGCAATCGCGGCACATCGCTGGGGTGGTCCGGCGGTGGAGCGTTGGGAGTCAAGCTCGCCGCACCCGAACGCACCGTCGTCAGCATCGTCGGCGACGGGACCTTCTTCTTCAGCGTCCCCTCTTCCACCTACTGGGTCGCCCACCGCTACGGGCTGCCCGTGCTCACGGTCGTCCTCGACAACGGCGGCTGGAACGCGACCAAACGCAACGTCGAGCGGATCCACCCCGACGGGATCGCCGTCCGTTCCGATCGCTACTGGGTCAACCTCCAGCAGAGTGCCGACTTCGGCGGCATCGCCGCCGCGGCCGGGGAGGCATGGGGTGCGATCGTCTCCGACCTCAGCATGTTGGAGGGCGCTCTCCGCGCGGGACTGGAGCGAGTGCGGGCTGGGATCTCGGCGGTCGTGACCGTCCGGATGGAACCGATCTCCAGCCAGCCCGACGAGCCCGTTTCCACCGAAGCCCACTCCCACGCGTCACAGCACACCCACTCGAGCCCGGAAGGACACCGATGA
- a CDS encoding aldehyde dehydrogenase family protein has product MTMVDEKAAGPVFGHLIAGAERSGERTFEVHNPSRTSEVVGVVADGTAADAVAAVEGAVSAATAWAATSVTERAERLLRIADAIDAHAARLIDLATRENGSVVSTIRREVAAAAESFRLVAAYLPAVLEPTAVDGAGAGEFVRVERRPYGVVACIVPWNAPVLLTANKLAPAIAAGNAVVLKPSPFAPLAVSLLAGLAAAELPPGVVNIVNGDADVVRALLADRRVRKVSFTGGGATARHIMRQASESLLPVHLELGGNDPAVVLEDADLAHTAERIALSAYRRAGQVCFATKRVYVPRSIAEEFRGLLVQSVDRMVVGDASDERADMGPVNNAGQFERVQALLERTRAAGRDVRVLGSQLDPARWADGYFLLPALVLDARHDDEVVREEQFGPILPVIECDDEEQAIALANDTDYGLCSSVWSRSPERALAVADRLEAGVTFVNSAMFSATGTREIPMGGWKQSGIGWEGSPHGIDEYLQFHSVDVQALPARGAA; this is encoded by the coding sequence ATGACAATGGTCGACGAGAAGGCAGCGGGGCCGGTGTTCGGTCATCTGATCGCCGGTGCAGAGCGGTCGGGAGAGCGCACGTTCGAGGTGCACAACCCCAGCCGGACCTCGGAGGTGGTCGGGGTGGTGGCCGACGGGACGGCCGCCGATGCCGTCGCTGCGGTGGAGGGCGCCGTTTCGGCTGCCACCGCCTGGGCGGCGACCTCCGTGACCGAACGGGCGGAGCGCCTGCTGCGGATCGCCGACGCGATCGACGCTCATGCCGCCCGCCTCATCGACCTGGCCACCCGTGAGAACGGGAGCGTGGTCTCGACCATCCGCCGCGAGGTCGCCGCCGCTGCCGAGTCGTTCCGCCTTGTCGCGGCCTACCTGCCGGCTGTCCTGGAGCCGACGGCCGTCGACGGGGCGGGCGCCGGGGAGTTCGTGCGGGTCGAGCGGCGCCCCTACGGCGTCGTGGCCTGCATCGTGCCCTGGAACGCGCCCGTCCTGCTGACGGCGAACAAACTGGCCCCCGCGATCGCCGCGGGCAACGCCGTGGTGCTCAAGCCCTCGCCGTTCGCGCCGCTCGCGGTGTCGCTCCTGGCAGGCCTGGCCGCTGCGGAACTCCCGCCGGGCGTCGTCAACATCGTCAACGGCGACGCCGACGTCGTGCGTGCGCTGCTCGCGGACCGCCGCGTCCGGAAGGTCTCGTTCACGGGCGGCGGGGCGACGGCGCGGCACATCATGCGACAGGCGTCTGAGTCCCTCCTGCCGGTGCACCTCGAGCTGGGAGGCAACGATCCTGCCGTCGTGCTGGAGGATGCGGATCTCGCCCACACGGCCGAGCGCATCGCACTGTCGGCTTACCGGCGCGCGGGTCAGGTCTGCTTCGCCACGAAACGCGTGTACGTACCGCGCAGCATCGCCGAGGAGTTCCGCGGCCTGCTCGTGCAGAGCGTGGATCGCATGGTCGTCGGGGATGCCTCCGACGAGCGGGCCGACATGGGGCCGGTCAACAACGCAGGCCAGTTCGAGCGGGTGCAGGCGCTGCTGGAACGCACGCGCGCGGCGGGACGTGACGTCCGCGTGCTCGGGTCGCAACTCGACCCCGCCAGGTGGGCGGACGGGTATTTCCTGCTCCCCGCCCTCGTCCTCGACGCACGACACGACGACGAGGTGGTCCGAGAAGAGCAGTTCGGGCCGATCCTCCCCGTCATCGAGTGCGATGACGAGGAGCAGGCCATCGCTCTGGCCAACGACACCGACTACGGCCTGTGCTCCTCGGTGTGGTCGCGCTCGCCCGAGCGCGCGCTCGCCGTCGCGGACCGGCTCGAAGCCGGAGTGACGTTCGTCAACAGTGCGATGTTCTCCGCGACAGGCACGCGGGAGATTCCGATGGGCGGCTGGAAGCAGAGCGGGATCGGCTGGGAGGGCTCGCCCCACGGCATCGACGAGTACCTGCAGTTCCACAGCGTCGACGTGCAGGCGCTGCCTGCGCGTGGTGCGGCGTGA